One genomic segment of Anaerosporomusa subterranea includes these proteins:
- a CDS encoding LytR/AlgR family response regulator transcription factor yields MSKLRALIVDDELLICDELRCVLETIQDIEVQGIAYNAQDAARIVAAKQVDVVFLDIHMPGMSGLELAKKLSSAPRPPLIVFVTAYSDFAVDAFGVDAVDYILKPFDENDIARVLKKVRLWRQARSQPQAPRAYAAVRKLCVVAGDRLEVIDVSRIQLIQADDRQVFLRTVEGQTFGVRRRLHELEEMLDPKDFYRCHRNYIVNVNQIRQIANWFNRGYLLIMKDPPSEIPVGRVYASKLKEYLPV; encoded by the coding sequence TTGAGCAAGCTGAGAGCGCTTATTGTTGATGACGAACTCTTAATTTGCGATGAACTGCGCTGCGTCTTAGAAACTATCCAGGATATTGAAGTGCAGGGGATTGCGTATAATGCCCAAGACGCCGCGAGAATAGTAGCGGCAAAGCAGGTTGATGTTGTGTTTCTTGATATTCACATGCCTGGCATGAGTGGTCTCGAATTGGCAAAAAAGCTGTCAAGCGCACCACGTCCTCCGCTTATCGTTTTCGTAACCGCATATAGCGATTTCGCCGTTGATGCCTTTGGCGTCGATGCGGTGGATTATATTTTGAAACCTTTTGACGAGAATGATATTGCTCGTGTCTTAAAGAAAGTCCGACTCTGGCGGCAGGCCAGGTCTCAGCCTCAGGCGCCTCGCGCTTACGCCGCAGTTCGCAAATTATGCGTCGTGGCTGGCGATCGCCTTGAAGTCATTGACGTTAGCCGGATTCAGCTCATTCAGGCGGACGACCGGCAGGTTTTTCTCCGCACGGTGGAAGGACAGACATTTGGGGTGCGGCGGAGGCTTCATGAATTGGAAGAAATGCTTGACCCAAAAGATTTTTATCGCTGTCACCGTAATTATATCGTGAATGTGAATCAAATCCGGCAAATTGCTAACTGGTTTAATCGCGGCTATCTGCTAATTATGAAAGATCCGCCGTCAGAAATTCCCGTCGGGCGAGTATACGCATCTAAACTAAAAGAATATTTACCGGTATAG